Below is a genomic region from Pirellulales bacterium.
GCACGATCGAGACCAACTGCAACGCCTTGGTTAACGTAAAGAAACCAACGGCGTTGAAGGTTCCGGCAATGAACATCACACCGATATCGCCGAGGGCCGTCTCGTCGAGCCCCGTCCATCCGACACGTGCCACGCTCGCCAACCCCAAACTGATTACCCCCATGCTGCTTACGGTTGCCAGCACGACAGGCATCTGCATCGAGCCGGTCACCAGGCGTCGGATCGTGACGTTGAGCACCGAGTAAGCCACACCCGAGAAACAGGCGGCGCCGAGCGCGAGCGTGATGGGCGCTGTTGCTTCGGCGATTTCCGCAACCTTGGGCGCCCGCTCGGCTCCAAAACTCAGGATGGCGATCGCCGTGATTAATAGTGCAATGGCTATCGCGGAGCGTGGTGTT
It encodes:
- a CDS encoding DMT family transporter, producing TPRSAIAIALLITAIAILSFGAERAPKVAEIAEATAPITLALGAACFSGVAYSVLNVTIRRLVTGSMQMPVVLATVSSMGVISLGLASVARVGWTGLDETALGDIGVMFIAGTFNAVGFFTLTKALQLVSIVQVNAVSASQSAVAALAGVAIFGERVTASLALGVTFTILGLAVVDRGRKISVTSRGDRPLTGEADDEQAVAAPPLQFPDATTLPREPTTR